Proteins co-encoded in one Medicago truncatula cultivar Jemalong A17 chromosome 8, MtrunA17r5.0-ANR, whole genome shotgun sequence genomic window:
- the LOC11444088 gene encoding silicon efflux transporter LSI2, whose amino-acid sequence MALAPIPKVVLGSIAFAIFWILAVFPAVPFLPIGRTAGSLLGAMLMVIFRVISPDEAYAAIDLPILGLLFGTMVVSVYLERADMFKYIGKLLSWKSKGPKDLLCRICLISALSSAFFTNDTSCVVLTEFVLKIAKQHNLPPQPFLLALASSANIGSSATPIGNPQNLVIAVQSKISFGEFLLGIVPAMLIGVVVNALILIAMYWKLLSVHKDIEDPTAEVAAEEEVNSHKFSPATMSHYSSALNSQELNGYLVEPCSIQNSPQVHNPRNRLISSDGEIDRFHVGSTTDSARNSTASKEGTNNDLASQTKEETSPTKTVVEVDRTTEGHDLISSEGKEYLSAEWKRRLWKSCVYMITLGMLIAMLLGLNLSWTAISAALALIVLDFKDAGPPLEKVSYSLLIFFCGMFITVNGFNKTGIPSALWEMMEPYSRVDRSSGIAILSLVILVLSNLASNVPTVLLLGARVAASAAAISQEDQKRAWLILAWVSTTAGNLSLLGSAANLIVCEQARRAPNLSYTLTFWSHLKFGLPSTIIVTAIGLTLIR is encoded by the exons ATGGCACTAGCTCCTATTCCAAaagttgttctaggttcaattgCCTTTGCAATTTTCTGGATATTAGCAGTTTTTCCAGCAGTTCCTTTTCTACCAATTGGTAGAACAGCAGGATCCCTATTAGGTGCGATGCTTATGGTAATATTCAGAGTTATAAGTCCGGACGAAGCTTACGCCGCAATCGATCTTCCGATTCTTGGTCTTCTATTCGGCACAATGGTTGTTAGTGTATATCTTGAAAGAGCAGACATGTTTAAATACATAGGAAAGTTACTTTCTTGGAAAAGTAAAGGGCCAAAGGATTTACTTTGTAGAATTTGTTTGATTTCAGCTTTATCAAGTGCATTTTTCACAAATGACACTTCTTGTGTTGTTTTGACCGAATTCGTATTGAAAATTGCAAAACAGCATAATTTACCACCTCAACCTTTTTTGCTTGCACTTGCTTCAAGTGCTAACATTGGTTCCTCAGCTACACCAATTGGTAACCCTCAAAATCTTGTTATAGCTGTTCAAAGCAAAATTTCATTTGGAGAGTTTTTGCTTGGTATTGTTCCAGCTATGCTTATAGGAGTTGTAGTTAATGCTTTGATTCTTATAGCTATGTATTGGAAATTGTTATCTGTTCATAAAGATATTGAGGACCCGACTGCTGAAGTTGCAGCTGAAGAAGAGGTTAATTCTCATAAATTTTCACCAGCTACAATGTCTCATTATTCATCGGCACTTAATTCTCAAGAGTTGAATGGATACCTAGTAGAACCTTGTAGTATTCAAAACTCTCCTCAAGTTCATAATCCACGTAACCGATTAATTTCGAGTGATGGTGAAATTGATAGGTTTCATGTTGGTAGCACAACTGATTCTGCTAGAAATTCAACTGCTTCAAAGGAAGGGACTAATAATGACTTGGCTTCTCAAACAAAGGAGGAAACTAGTCCGACAAAAACCGTTGTCGAAGTAGATAGAACAACAGAAGGACATGATTTGATCTCTTCGGAAGGAAAGGAGTATTTAAGCGCTGAGTGGAAGCGTAGATTGTGGAAATCTTGTGTTTATATGATCACATTAGGAATGTTGATTGCAATGCTTCTTGGTTTAAATTTGTCGTGGACTGCAATTTCGGCCGCTTTAGCTTTGATTGTTCTTGATTTCAAAGATGCTGGGCCTCCTTTAGAGAAG GTTTCATATTCACTTTTGATATTCTTTTGTGGAATGTTTATCACAGTAAATGGATTCAACAAAACTGGAATTCCAAGTGCTTTATGGGAGATGATGGAGCCTTATTCACGAGTTGATCGTTCTAGTGGAATAGCGATACTTTCTCTCGTTATACTTGTCCTATCAAATTTGGCTTCAAATGTACCAACTG TACTATTGCTTGGAGCAAGAGTTGCAGCCTCGGCTGCTGCAATTTCTCAAGAAGATCAGAAAAGGGCATGGCTCATATTGGCTTGGGTCAGCACTACAGCAGGGAACCTGTCACTATTGGGGTCAGCTGCAAACTTGATTGTTTGTGAACAAGCTCGCCGAGCTCCAAACCTATCATACACATTAACCTTCTGGAGTCATTTGAAATTTGGCCTCCCTTCAACTATTATAGTTACTGCTATTGGTTTGACACtcataagatga